The following is a genomic window from Chitinophaga caseinilytica.
TGATCAACACCATCGATCCCAGCAAGGATGTGGACGGGTTCCATCCCATGAACGTGGGCAAAATGGTAAGCGGCCTTCCCGCTTTCCTGCCTGCAACCCCTTATGGGATCATGCTGATGCTGGAACATTATAACATCGAGACGAAAGGCAAACATGCCGTAGTGATCGGCCGCAGCCACATCGTAGGAACGCCGGTCAGCATCCTGCTCAGCCGCAACAGCAATCCCGGCAACTGCACCGTTACGCTTTGCCATTCCCACACCAAAAACCTCCGTGAAATTTGCCTGCAGGCAGATATTATCGTTGCAGCGGTAGGTCGCCCCCATTTCGTGACGGGCGACATGGTGAAAGAAGGCGCCGTAATCGTGGATGTGGGCATCCATCGCCTCCCGGACGAAACCAAGAAAAGCGGTTTCCGGCTCGTTGGCGACGTGAAATTCGACGAAGTGGCGCCCAAAGCGAGCTTCATCACCCCGGTTCCCGGAGGCGTAGGCCCCATGACGATCGCTGCCCTGCTGAAAAACACCTACCAGGCAGCCATCGGCCAGAAAGGCAACCAAAACTAATCCTGCAATCCCCTTCCAGACGGATGCAACCATACTATCAGCCCATGCCCTGCGAACAGCGGGTCCATGGGCTGAATCTTTAACAACCGATCCACAAATGCGGCACCGAACGGCCATCCGGGCCAGTGAGGCCGCGACAACGCAGATTGACGTACCTTTGCACCATGACAACAGCGACGCTCCATACAACAACCGTATTGCCCGTGATGGAATCTTTCTACACCATCCAGGGGGAAGGATTTCACCAAGGGAAAGCGGCCTACTTCATCCGGCTCGGCGGATGTGATGTGGGTTGCGTTTGGTGCGATGTCAAGGAAAGCTGGGATGCTGATAAGCACCCGAAGCGCCCCATCGATGAGATCGTAGCCGAAGCCGCCGCTCATCCCGGCCGGATCGCCGTGATTACCGGCGGCGAGCCCCTGATGCATGATCTCCAGGCCTTAACCAGTGCACTGCAGGCCGAGGGGTTCCGCACTCATATGGAAACGTCCGGCTCCTCGCCCTTAAGCGGACAATGGGACTGGATCACCCTTTCCCCCAAGAAATTCAAAGCCCCCCTTCCCGAAATCTGCGCCGTAGCCCACGAGTTGAAGATCGTGATCTACAATAAATCCGACTTCGCCTGGGCCGAGCAATACGCAGCTCTGGCGGGGCCCAACTGCAAACTATACCTGCAGCCGGAATGGAGCAAAGCCAACCAGATGACGCCGTTGATCATCGATTATGTGAAGGCCAACCCGCAGTGGCAGATTTCGCTGCAGATCCACAAATATCTCAACGTTCCATAAGGGCTACTTCACGCCACCTTCATAATTAACACTGTACATCCCATAACAATATCCCTGCGTTACCAATTCTACCCTTCCAAGGAAATGTCCAAAAAACGGAAAACTATCATTGCCACGGGACTGTTTGTTGCCTTTATGGCTTGCATCGGTTTTCTATATTGGAACAACGCGAGAATTTTCGATGTCGGCCAAACGACCGTCGGCACCCTGTCGACCCATGGTGACAGTTTTCGCTGGAAATACAAAGTAAACGGCTGGCAACATTTCGGATCGATGGGTGTCCGAGGCCATCGCTACCTCTATCCCGGGGAAAAATATATCGTCTACTATGACAGCAGTAATCCACATCGTTCCATGATCGATTTGTTGCATCCGGTTATTGATACGCCAGCTTTCGATCAAACGATTTCACTTCCCTGTCACGAAAAACTTGAGAAAGGCAGCGAATTGATTTCCTTTTCATATGACGTTTCCGGTGTTGTTTACCATCGTAGCCACCAGGTCCTTTGCACAAAGAAATTCTTTGGAAATGGATTGACATACAAAGTTTTATACAACAGAACCGACCCTCGGATCGCATATATTGATATTGCAACGGCAGTCGAAATGGAATAACTCCAATAGATTTATCAATATCACAAAAATCTCCAAAAGGATTTGTTGCCGTGTCCATACCAAATACTTGCAAATCCATTCAATCCGGCATAGCGGTTTCAAGCGCAGTGTCTTTACTTTCTTCAACATGAATCAGTACATCGCTTGAAAATTGTATGCTGCCGAACGGTATAGTGATGCCATAACCCTATCATATTTAATCGGCAGTTGAATTGGAATGACTCCTGTCGATTTATCAACATCAAAAAAATCTCCAAAAGGATTTGCTGCCGTGTTGATATCAAACACTTGCAAATCAATTCAATCCGGTATAGCGGTTCCAAGCGCAGTGTCTTTCCTTTCTTCAACATGCTTCAATACGCCGCTTAAAAATTGTATGCTGCCGAACGGCATGGTGATGCCGCAATCCTATCATATTTAATCGGCAGTAGAATTGGAATAAGTCCTGTAGTTTTATCAACATCGAAAAAATTTCCAAAAGATTTTGCAGCAGAGTCCATTTCAAACTCTTGCCCTGCTATTCAATCCGGCATAGCGGTTTCAAGCGCAGCATCTTTTCTTTCATCAACATGCATCTATACGCCGCTTGAAAATTGTATGCTACCGAACGGCATGGTGATGCCACAACTCTATCATATTTGAATTCACACCCATACATATAAATTCACAAATCAAGGGCCTAATCTGTATTATTGCCGCCTTATCCATCATAAACCTTCATTTTTTTCGTTATTTAGTGGTCGACTATGAAAAAACTCCTGTTCTGCTGCTGCCTTGTGAGCATGCAAGCGTTCGCACAACAAACGGACAAGGCCACCAGGAAAGCCATGGAATTGCTCGAATCTTCCATGACTGCCATGCGGTCTTACCAATACCCGGAAGCCATCCGCTACCTGCAGGAAGCTATCCGGGCAA
Proteins encoded in this region:
- the folD gene encoding bifunctional methylenetetrahydrofolate dehydrogenase/methenyltetrahydrofolate cyclohydrolase FolD — protein: MQILDGKLTSQAIKDQLAEQTTALKTLGKKAPHLAAILVGNDGASETYVASKVKSCAEIGYNSTLLRFEDTISEKHLLDHIIMLNENPDIDGILVQLPLPKHINEELVINTIDPSKDVDGFHPMNVGKMVSGLPAFLPATPYGIMLMLEHYNIETKGKHAVVIGRSHIVGTPVSILLSRNSNPGNCTVTLCHSHTKNLREICLQADIIVAAVGRPHFVTGDMVKEGAVIVDVGIHRLPDETKKSGFRLVGDVKFDEVAPKASFITPVPGGVGPMTIAALLKNTYQAAIGQKGNQN
- a CDS encoding 7-carboxy-7-deazaguanine synthase QueE, with the protein product MTTATLHTTTVLPVMESFYTIQGEGFHQGKAAYFIRLGGCDVGCVWCDVKESWDADKHPKRPIDEIVAEAAAHPGRIAVITGGEPLMHDLQALTSALQAEGFRTHMETSGSSPLSGQWDWITLSPKKFKAPLPEICAVAHELKIVIYNKSDFAWAEQYAALAGPNCKLYLQPEWSKANQMTPLIIDYVKANPQWQISLQIHKYLNVP